The DNA window GCTACGACGGCAAGTTCGTCTGCGCGCCCAAGGACAGCTCCACGCTGGCCCTGGAGATCAACACCGCGATGTGGAAGAAGGCCGGGCTCACCGAGGCCGACTACCCCACCACCTGGAACGACCTGGAGAAGGTCGCCAAGAAGCTGACCAGCGGCAAGGTCACCGGCCTGGTGGTCGACACCTCGTACAACCGGCTGGGCGCGTTCTTCAAGGAGGCCGGCGGCTGGATCACCGACGCCGACCAGACCAAGGTGACCGCCGACAGTCCCGGCAACCTCCAGGCGCTGACCTTCGTCAAGAAGATGCTCTCCGAGGGTGTGATGAAGCTCCCCAAGCAGGTGGACACCGGCTGGGGCGGCGAGGCGCTGGGCACCGGCAAGGCCGCCATGACCATCGAGGGCAACTGGATCACCGGCGCGATGGCCTCGGACTACCCGTCCGTGGACTACAAGGTCATCCCGCTGCCGCAGGGCCCGGTTGGCAAGGGCACGCTCTCCTTCAGCACCTGCTGGGGCATCGCCAACAAGAGCGCGCACCACGCCGCCGCCGTCTCCCTGGTGGAGTCGCTCACGACCGTGGACCAGCAGCTCGCCTTCGCCGGAGCCTTTGGCGTCATGCCCTCGCGGACCAGCGCGCTGGCCGGCTATGAGGCCAAGTTCCCGGAGGCCAAGGTGTTCGCCGACGGCAGCGCCTATGCGCAGGGTCCGGTGACCCTGCCCGGCTTCAGCAAGGTGCTGACCCAGTTCGACAGCGACCTGGCCGGACTGGCGACCGCCGATCCGAAGAAGATCCTGTCCGACTTCCAGGCCAACGCCCAGCAGGTACTGGACAGCGGCAACTGACCGCAGCCGCCGGTGCCGCGCCCACCCGGCGCGGCACCGGCGGCAGCCACGCAGCCATCCAGCCACGCAGCACACGCGGTCACCGGCACCGCACCGCACGGCACACCCCGAGGGAACCGATCCCTTCGGGGTGCAAGAGGAGAAAGCATGAGCCAGCACGGCAACGGCACCGCCACGGCGCCGGCCGGCACCGGCGCCGTCCAACCCGACGGAGAGCGCCGGCGTGACGGCGGCCGCCGCCGCGAGGGAGCGGGCCGCCGCGACCGAGGGCCCGGAATCAGAGGGCGCCAGGGCGTGTGGGGCTGGCTCTTTGTGAGCCCGATGGTGGTCGTCCTGGGGCTGTTCCTGCTGGTGCCGATCCTGATGGCGCTCTGGGTGAGCCTGCTGCACTGGAACGGCCAGTCCAACCCGTTCAGCGGCGCGGCGGACTTCGTCGGTGTGCGCAACTACACCGACATGCTCACCACCGACGGCCTGGACCGCCGGCTCTTCATGACCTCGGTGCGCAACAACCTCTACTACGTGCTGCTGGCCGTGCCGCTCCAGACCGTGCTCTCGCTCGGGCTGGCGGTCGCCGTCAACAGCCGCCTGGTCAAGGGCAAGGGCCTCTTCCGGACGGTCTTCTACTTCCCCTCGGTGACCAGCTCGATCGCCATCTCCACCGTCTTCCTCTTCCTCTTCCAGGGCAGCGGTGCGGTCAACGCGCTGCTGAAGTGGTTCGGGATCACCGGGCCGAAGTGGTTCACCGACGCGCATGGGCTGGTCTGGTCGGTACTCGGCTGGTTCGGCATCGTCGACCCCGACAAGCCCGTCGCGGCGCTGGCCGCGCACGGCTTCCTCGGGCTCTCCTGGTGGGACTGGCTCTCCGGCCCGTCCATCGCCATGTGCACCATCATCGCGCTGGCGGTGTGGACCACCTCGGGCACCTACATGCTGATCTTCCTCGCCGCGCTCCAGGACGTGCCGGTCGAGCTGGAGGAGGCGGCCCGGATCGACGGCGCCGGCCGCTGGCAGTCCTTCCGCCATGTCACCCTGCCCGCGCTGCGCCCGGTGCTCTTCCTGGTGATCACGCTCGGGCTGATCGGCACCTGGCAGGTCTTCGACTCCGTCTATGTGATGAGCCAGGGCGCCCCGGCCAACACCACCCTCACCCCCGCCTACCTCTCGTACACCGCAGGGTTCCAGGACAGCGACTACGGCCGCGCCGCCGCCATCGCCTTCATCCTGCTGGCGATCATCGTGATGATGACCATCGTCCAGCGCGTACTGCTGCGGGACCGCGACGAGCACCCGTCGCGCTTCCGGCTCCGGCGCAGGAGGACCTCATGAGCACCCCCAAGAACCCGATCCGCGCCCACCGCGGCGGGAACCGGACGGTACGGATCATCGCCTACCCGGTGCTGATCCTGCTCGGCCTGGTCTATGTGCTGCCGTTCGTCGTCCAGATCGTCACCTCGCTCAAGACCGACCCGGACGCCGCCGCACATCCGCTCTCGCTGATCCCCAACCCGTTCTCGCTCGCCTCCTACCAGCGGCTCTTCGGCTCGGGCGTGGCCGGTGACGCGGTGCCGTTCCCGCACTGGCTGGCCAACTCCGTGCTGGTCACGCTCTTTGTCACCGCCGGGCGGGTGTTCTTCGACTCGCTGGCCGGGTACGCCCTGGCCCGGCTGGACTTCCGGGGCCGCAAGCTGCTCTTCAACGGGCTGCTGACGGTGATGGCCGTACCGGGCGTGGTGCTGCTGATCCCCAAGTTCCTGGTGCTCAACCAGCTCGGGATCTTCGACACCTACGCGGGCATGATCATTCCGCTGATGGTCGACGCCGCCGGGGTGTTCATCATGCGCCAGTTCTTCGTCTCGCTGCCGAAGGAGGTGGAGGAGGCGGCCCGGATCGACGGCGCGGGCGTCTTCCGCACCTTCTGGTCGGTGGTGCTCCCGATGGCCCGCCCGGCACTGATCACCCTGACCATCCTGTCGTTCCAGGGCTCCTGGAACGAGTTCACCCACTTCCTGGTGGCCACCCAGTCCCCGCAGTACGAGACCCTGACCACCGGCCTGGCGCACTTTGTCTCGGGCAGCCTGAGCGCGGGCACCCAGTACCCGCTCAAGCTCACGGCGGCGCTGCTGGCGACCATCCCGGTGGCCATCCTCTTCTTCGTCTTCCAGCGGCACTTCGTCCGCAGCGCCAACTCCGGAGCCGTCAAGCAGTGACCGGGGCGGGCCCGCCCCGGCCCGCCACCCGGCCCGCTCCCCCGAAACCCGAGGACCCCTCCACCTGACAGGGAGGGGTCCTCGGTCATGCGGCGGGGTCGCGCCGGAGCCTGTCGTGGAAGTCGACGGCGAAGGCCCCGCTCTGCGTGAGAGGAGGCGGGCGGCGCGGACCGGGAACTCGGCCGGACCGGGAACTCGGCCGGAGTGGGCGGGAGTCGAGGGGTCGTGCCGCAGCCGGGCGACCAGGGAGGCGGTGCGCTCGTCGAATGACGCCGCGTCGAAGACCCTGGCCATGCCCTTGCGGCAGGCGGCCTCCGCCGCCTCGCTGCGCGACCGGCCGAGCGGGGTGAGTTCGCAGTACACCCCACGGCGGTCGTGGTCGCAGCTGTGAAGGCCATGGTGCCCAGGCCGGTGATGAGGATGCCGATCGTGGAGGTCAGCCGCGCGGTGGCCTTGGCGCTCGACTTGCTCCGGAAGCCGTGCGCGACCATGCATGCGCACGCACTTTCCACAAATGCTTGCGCAAGCATGGCCGGGAGGGCTCTAATGACCACCACGCGCTCCCCCACACCCCCTCCCCGCCTTCCGGAAGGGCCACCATGCAGAGAACCGTGCGCACCGCCGCCGCCACAGCCTTCGCCGTCGCGCTGCTGGCCACCGCCTGCTCGACCAAGGGCAGCACCCCCTCGGCCGCCGCCTCCGACGGTGGGGTCGCCATGGGTCCCGGCGTGACCGCCCACGCCATCAAGCTCGGCGTGCTCACCGACCTGTCCGGTCCGATCGGCCCGCAGGGCAAGGCCGGACTGGCCGGCATCAAGCTCTTCTGGGAGCAGCAGAACGCCAGGGGCGGGGTCTGCGACCGCACCGTGGAGATCGTCGCCAGGGACAACCAGTACAACGTGCAGAAGTCCGTGGTGCACTACGCGGCGCTGCGCAACGAGGTCCTGGGCCTCCAGAACTTCGCGGGCGCCGCAGATGTCCTGGCCGTCCAGCAGCAGATCAAGTCCGACCGGATGGTCGTGCTGCCCGGCTCGTACGACAGCGCCATCCTGGCCATCCCCACCGCCCCGCTGCCGGGCTCGCCGTACGACATCGAGGCGATCAACGGCGTCAGCTACCTGGTCGGGGCGAAGAAGATCGCCGAGGGCGACACCATCGGCGTCATCCACTACCCGAGCGGTATCGGCACCAATGTGCTGGCCGGGGTGAAGGCCGCCGCCGAGCACTTCAAGCTCAGGCTGGTGGAGCAGGAGATCGACCCCACCAGCAGCGATGTCACCGCCCAGGTGGCGGCGATGAAGGCGGCCGGTGCCAAGGTCATCGTGATGGGCACCTCCGGTACCCAGACCGTGGCGGTGGCCTCGCTGGCCTACTCCAGCGGCTACCGGGTGACCGTGCAGGCACCGAATCTGATCTCGGCCGCCTCGGTCACCGGCCCGGCCAGGGACGCCCTGGTCAAGACGGTGGTGCTGACCGGCAACACCTCGCCGTTCTCCGCCGACAAGCCGGTGATCAAGGAGATGCTGGCCGCGTTCAAGGCCGAGTACCCGGACACCGACATCACCGCCCCGGCCGGCGCCGGCTATGTCTTCGCCAAGATCTACCTCCAGATCCTGGAGCGCGCCTGCGCCAACAAGGACCTCACCCGGGACGGCCTGGCCACGGCCCTGGCCCAGCTGACCTCGATCGACTCGGGCGGCATGCAGGTCGCGCTGGACTTCTCCAAGCCGGGTGAGCCCGCCTCGCGCGAGAGCTTCATCATGAAGCCGGACCCGGCCTCCGTGGACGGCGTGTCCGTCGTACAGGAGCCGAAGGCCAGCGAACTCGCCCTCAGCTACGTCCCGACCGGCCGTTGAACGTCGTGACCGCATCGCGTGCCGGAGCGTGAACCGTGCTCAACGTCGAATCGCTGGTCGTGCGCTATGGAACGGCACACGCCCTCAGCGGTATCTCCCTCACCGTCGAACCCGGCCGGGTCACGGCCCTGCTCGGCAACAACGGCGCCGGCAAGACCACCCTGCTGAGGACGCTGTCCGGCACCATCGCGCTGCACGGCGGTCTGGCGGTCGGCGGCAGTGCGCAGTTGGAGGTGCGCGACCTGCTGCGGACCCCCGCCGACCGGATCGTCCGCGCGGGCCTGGCGCAGGTCCCCGAGGGGCGGCGGGTCTTCGCGCAGCTGAGCGTGGAGGACAATCTGCGGGCCGGCGGCCTCTCGGTGAAGTCCCGGCGGGACGCC is part of the Peterkaempfera bronchialis genome and encodes:
- a CDS encoding sugar ABC transporter substrate-binding protein: MTARRAATAAAVCGAFLLAGCSSGFGSDSSAKQETSSGGQKLTVMIGSSGDAETNAVKSATAAWAKKTGNSVTVVPAQNLDQQLGQALAGGKPPDVFYVGSSTFANYAKGNSLYAYGDQLSSKDDFSASLRSSFSYDGKFVCAPKDSSTLALEINTAMWKKAGLTEADYPTTWNDLEKVAKKLTSGKVTGLVVDTSYNRLGAFFKEAGGWITDADQTKVTADSPGNLQALTFVKKMLSEGVMKLPKQVDTGWGGEALGTGKAAMTIEGNWITGAMASDYPSVDYKVIPLPQGPVGKGTLSFSTCWGIANKSAHHAAAVSLVESLTTVDQQLAFAGAFGVMPSRTSALAGYEAKFPEAKVFADGSAYAQGPVTLPGFSKVLTQFDSDLAGLATADPKKILSDFQANAQQVLDSGN
- a CDS encoding carbohydrate ABC transporter permease, yielding MSQHGNGTATAPAGTGAVQPDGERRRDGGRRREGAGRRDRGPGIRGRQGVWGWLFVSPMVVVLGLFLLVPILMALWVSLLHWNGQSNPFSGAADFVGVRNYTDMLTTDGLDRRLFMTSVRNNLYYVLLAVPLQTVLSLGLAVAVNSRLVKGKGLFRTVFYFPSVTSSIAISTVFLFLFQGSGAVNALLKWFGITGPKWFTDAHGLVWSVLGWFGIVDPDKPVAALAAHGFLGLSWWDWLSGPSIAMCTIIALAVWTTSGTYMLIFLAALQDVPVELEEAARIDGAGRWQSFRHVTLPALRPVLFLVITLGLIGTWQVFDSVYVMSQGAPANTTLTPAYLSYTAGFQDSDYGRAAAIAFILLAIIVMMTIVQRVLLRDRDEHPSRFRLRRRRTS
- a CDS encoding carbohydrate ABC transporter permease; amino-acid sequence: MSTPKNPIRAHRGGNRTVRIIAYPVLILLGLVYVLPFVVQIVTSLKTDPDAAAHPLSLIPNPFSLASYQRLFGSGVAGDAVPFPHWLANSVLVTLFVTAGRVFFDSLAGYALARLDFRGRKLLFNGLLTVMAVPGVVLLIPKFLVLNQLGIFDTYAGMIIPLMVDAAGVFIMRQFFVSLPKEVEEAARIDGAGVFRTFWSVVLPMARPALITLTILSFQGSWNEFTHFLVATQSPQYETLTTGLAHFVSGSLSAGTQYPLKLTAALLATIPVAILFFVFQRHFVRSANSGAVKQ
- a CDS encoding ABC transporter substrate-binding protein; the protein is MQRTVRTAAATAFAVALLATACSTKGSTPSAAASDGGVAMGPGVTAHAIKLGVLTDLSGPIGPQGKAGLAGIKLFWEQQNARGGVCDRTVEIVARDNQYNVQKSVVHYAALRNEVLGLQNFAGAADVLAVQQQIKSDRMVVLPGSYDSAILAIPTAPLPGSPYDIEAINGVSYLVGAKKIAEGDTIGVIHYPSGIGTNVLAGVKAAAEHFKLRLVEQEIDPTSSDVTAQVAAMKAAGAKVIVMGTSGTQTVAVASLAYSSGYRVTVQAPNLISAASVTGPARDALVKTVVLTGNTSPFSADKPVIKEMLAAFKAEYPDTDITAPAGAGYVFAKIYLQILERACANKDLTRDGLATALAQLTSIDSGGMQVALDFSKPGEPASRESFIMKPDPASVDGVSVVQEPKASELALSYVPTGR